In Candidatus Cloacimonadota bacterium, a single window of DNA contains:
- a CDS encoding DNA cytosine methyltransferase — protein sequence MDIQPNTYAGLRELALFAGAGGGIQASRMLGWHTVCAVEWDDYASNALVSRQNHESALEAFPIWADVQTFDGHPWRGLVDVVSGGFPCQDISAAGIKCIGNGQVPHCAATAFVILADRLESING from the coding sequence ATGGATATTCAGCCAAACACTTATGCGGGACTTCGAGAGCTCGCACTCTTCGCCGGCGCTGGCGGCGGCATCCAAGCCAGCCGAATGCTCGGATGGCACACCGTCTGCGCAGTCGAATGGGACGACTACGCCAGCAATGCACTTGTCTCACGACAAAACCATGAAAGCGCACTTGAAGCGTTCCCGATTTGGGCAGACGTGCAAACCTTTGACGGACACCCATGGCGAGGCCTTGTTGACGTGGTATCGGGCGGTTTTCCTTGCCAAGACATCAGCGCCGCCGGCATCAAGTGCATTGGCAACGGCCAAGTCCCCCATTGCGCCGCCACCGCCTTTGTGATTTTGGCTGATCGACTGGAGAGCATCAATGGCTGA
- a CDS encoding MucR family transcriptional regulator: MSNFFMTNAPLAEKPAEINNKTALVNKYVQAKKNAARLVKEGYPIEKKFESLEEIKAYLSGDLITCLLCGKAYKGLCGHLSTIHKISADDYKEKYGLPFRSGLQISSLTDIYRARMNTDKQREFLKTIRTPENKRLQEASMHRQRKGSAFLLNSKRNIAKAPTPTKTYTKEDAIKVIKFIKENDCSLNEAIRKTKIMKLTCFRDLLKQFPELPYTEAINSRSRGVTNPIKKNMKVISEIKRLRDLGHTFKEVGNAIGIHKEYAARLHRGARA, from the coding sequence ATGAGCAATTTTTTTATGACAAACGCGCCATTAGCGGAAAAACCAGCAGAAATAAATAATAAAACCGCATTAGTCAATAAGTACGTGCAAGCAAAGAAAAACGCTGCAAGATTGGTTAAAGAAGGATACCCAATAGAAAAGAAATTTGAGTCACTTGAAGAAATAAAGGCGTATTTATCTGGCGACTTAATTACGTGCCTTTTATGCGGAAAAGCATACAAAGGTCTATGTGGGCATTTATCAACAATACATAAAATAAGTGCAGATGATTACAAGGAAAAATATGGACTCCCATTTAGATCAGGGCTACAAATATCGTCATTGACAGATATTTATAGAGCGCGGATGAACACAGATAAGCAGAGGGAGTTCCTTAAAACTATACGAACCCCAGAAAACAAGAGGCTACAAGAAGCATCAATGCATAGGCAAAGAAAAGGCAGCGCTTTTCTGTTGAACTCAAAGCGGAACATTGCCAAAGCACCAACACCTACAAAAACTTACACAAAAGAAGATGCAATAAAAGTTATTAAATTTATAAAAGAAAATGATTGTTCGCTAAACGAGGCGATACGGAAAACAAAGATTATGAAATTAACGTGCTTTAGGGATTTATTAAAACAATTCCCAGAATTGCCATATACAGAAGCAATAAATAGCAGGAGTAGAGGCGTCACGAATCCGATCAAAAAAAATATGAAAGTAATCTCTGAAATTAAAAGGCTTCGTGACCTTGGGCACACATTCAAAGAAGTTGGAAATGCAATTGGTATACATAAGGAGTATGCGGCACGACTTCATAGAGGAGCGAGAGCATGA